Sequence from the Dehalococcoidia bacterium genome:
GAAAACTATGAAGACATTGCTGCCACCGCCAAAGAGCTGACTTCCCGGATTGAGGGAATCAAGGGGCTGGAGAACGTGGAGGCCAATGTGGCCCAGGTTGTGCCCAAACTCGATATCGAGCTGGACCCCGCCAGAGCACAGGCTCTGGGAATGGCCACCGAGCGACTGCAAGAGGAATTTGACCTGTTGATGATGGGCGGCGTTTTGCCGGATAAGTCGGCGACGATCAATGGCGAAACGTATCAGATCTCCGTCAGGGGCGTATCGGATCGATTGAGTGGTGATCTGGAGCAAATCAAGGCGCTTCCTATTGGGTGGCCGCAATCGGCAAGTCTGGGTGATGTTGCCTCCGTCACTCTACCCGAAAGGCCAACCCATGTGATTCATATCGACCAGGTCCTGGCTGCCAAGATCACGGGCGAGATCACGGATAAGGATGTGGGGGCAGTCAATGCCAAGGTCAAAAAGCAGATCAACAAACTGGCGGACACACCGGGCGTGAAGGTGGAGATGCACGGCGCCGCAGAGGACATGGAGGAAACCTTCACGCGAATGGTTATCGCCATATTGGCTGCTATTGTGATCTCCTTCATGGTGGTGGCGCTGATCATGCGCTCGATCCTCAACCCGTTGATCATTATGGTCAGCCTGCCGCTGGCATCGATCGGCGCTATGCTGGCCCTGTTCATCACCGGCCATACCATAAGCGTCTCATCTCTGATGGGCATCCTCATGCTGGTGGGCATCGTTCTCACCAATGCCATAGTGCTCATCTCTCTGGTGGAACAGTTGCGGATGAGCGGAATGAATACCCATGACGCGCTCATAGAGGGCGGCCGGACGAGGCTGCGTCCGATTCTAATGACGGCGATGACCACCATCTTCGCTATGATGCCGCTGGCTCTGGGTGTGAGTTCGGGAACCATGATCGCTGCTGATCTCGGTGTGGTAGTCATCGGCGGGATGTTCAGTTCCACCCTGCTGACGCTCATTGTGATTCCGGTGGTCTACAGCCTGACCGACCGCTTCCGGCGCGGGCCAAAATCGGCAAGATCTGTTTAGCAGCTGATATCAAACAGAAGCTTGGAGGGGCGCGATTTATCGCGCCCCTTGTTTTTGGTGTGAGCAGCTTCGAGCCCGAGTCTATTCTTGGCAAGAAACGTTGACCTTCTCTGTCTTTGCATGCTACTATGGCAGTGAAGAAACGGGAAATTGATGAGTTTGTCTTCCGCGCTCAATCCTCCGGGGCGAGTTTGCCATCCTAACGGCTTTATTGAAGACTGCGGACGTTTGGAGTGGCGATACTTCTCTCCTTGTTTTGGATGTTCAGGTTCTGCTATACCAGTTTGCCCTTCCTCACTCTGTGGGCAATGGAGGCCTCAAGTTGTTTAAGTTGTTCAAATTCTCTCTTGTGCCGCGAGAAAAGAGATTTGCTGCCTTTTTCGAGCAAGGTGCCCAGAATGCGGTCAAAACGGCTCAGCAGTTGAAAGACCTGGTATATGTCTGGGAGGACGTTAAGGAAAGGGTGCAGATGATCGGCGAGTTGGAGCGTCAGGGAGATGCTATCACTCACCAGATCATGGCCCAGTTACACGCCTCGTTTATTACCCCGTTTGACCGAGAGGACATTGCGCTGTTGGCCAATTCCCTGGATGATGTGACTGACTATATCAACGCAGCAAGTGACGCGATGTTGCTCTATAATGTTGCGCAACCCACAGAGAAATCCAAGGCAATGGTTACTACTTTGGTGCAAGCAGTAACCGAAGTGGAAAAGGCTATAGCTGAAATCAGCGGCCACATTAACCGGGATCAGCTTCTCCGGCGATGCGTGGAGATCAATCGCCTGGAGAACGTGGGAGACGGCCTTTATCGTGCGGCGATGGCAGAACTTTTTGCCAACTCGCTGGAAGCCGCATATCTCATCA
This genomic interval carries:
- a CDS encoding DUF47 domain-containing protein, with translation MFKLFKFSLVPREKRFAAFFEQGAQNAVKTAQQLKDLVYVWEDVKERVQMIGELERQGDAITHQIMAQLHASFITPFDREDIALLANSLDDVTDYINAASDAMLLYNVAQPTEKSKAMVTTLVQAVTEVEKAIAEISGHINRDQLLRRCVEINRLENVGDGLYRAAMAELFANSLEAAYLIKWREIYDRIECAVDSCEDVANVLEGMALKYA